In Candidatus Thermoplasmatota archaeon, a genomic segment contains:
- a CDS encoding M14 family metallopeptidase, protein MHWPSRRASLQIVLVVVLAGCVGVPEAPLAPSAAAVADLPAAPPALVSGFHRVADVERVRDAIVAAAGPVGGAFSIGESVQGRPILGVRLTAPGDASDRVRVLVDGGIHGNEVYGIEAAIYLAAFLAENYGRNATVTRVLEEADVRVVLLLNPDGREAGTRGNSRGVDMNRNFDVDFGNPSPLCRSQTLSPALPYYAGPRPLSEPETASLATLMEEFRPQIYLSHHTGRHGLIRPWSACDPPHPMPASDDALFEHIESWTRANTPYQNTGTAEETAQRLFPPGAASGSSSDWCYLTYHCVALTLEVTEHYGEQSDDPLQWSKEVLPINLHLLENARAYAQWRIPA, encoded by the coding sequence ATGCATTGGCCGTCGCGCCGCGCGTCCTTGCAGATCGTCTTGGTCGTCGTGCTGGCCGGCTGCGTGGGCGTGCCCGAGGCGCCGCTTGCGCCCTCCGCGGCGGCTGTGGCCGATCTTCCCGCAGCGCCCCCGGCCCTCGTATCAGGCTTCCACCGCGTGGCGGACGTGGAACGGGTGCGCGATGCGATCGTGGCGGCAGCGGGGCCCGTCGGCGGGGCCTTTTCCATCGGAGAGAGCGTTCAAGGTCGCCCGATCCTTGGAGTGCGCCTGACCGCCCCCGGCGACGCTTCGGATCGCGTCCGCGTGCTCGTGGACGGGGGCATCCACGGCAACGAGGTCTACGGCATCGAGGCCGCGATCTACCTTGCGGCGTTCCTCGCCGAGAACTACGGCCGCAACGCCACGGTGACGCGCGTGCTCGAGGAGGCGGACGTCCGCGTGGTGCTGCTGCTCAATCCCGACGGGCGCGAGGCCGGCACGCGCGGGAACTCGCGCGGCGTGGACATGAACCGCAACTTCGACGTGGACTTTGGGAACCCGAGCCCCCTGTGCCGCTCGCAGACGCTCTCGCCTGCGCTTCCGTACTACGCCGGTCCCCGGCCCCTCTCGGAGCCCGAGACGGCTTCCCTCGCAACCCTGATGGAAGAGTTCCGTCCGCAGATCTACCTCAGCCACCACACGGGCCGCCACGGGCTCATCCGGCCCTGGTCGGCGTGCGATCCCCCGCATCCGATGCCCGCCTCCGACGACGCCCTGTTCGAGCACATCGAGTCCTGGACGCGCGCCAACACGCCGTACCAGAACACGGGCACGGCCGAGGAGACCGCGCAACGCCTCTTTCCGCCCGGGGCAGCCAGCGGCAGCAGCTCCGACTGGTGCTACCTCACCTACCACTGCGTCGCCCTCACGCTTGAGGTCACCGAACACTACGGCGAGCAGTCCGACGATCCGCTGCAGTGGTCGAAGGAGGTCCTGCCGATCAACCTGCATCTCTTGGAGAACGCGCGCGCGTACGCGCAATGGCGCATCCCGGCCTAA
- a CDS encoding HD domain-containing protein: MKRLRDPVHDYVLLDDLALALVDRPEFQRLRNVRQLGTVHLVYPGANHSRFEHCVGAHHLARMATEELSLPERDAAHVRAAVLLHDVGHGPFSHLSEEIVKRETGRGHVRIGCDLLLDGPLGDVLRDHGLEPARVAELVAGKGELGKLVSGELDVDRMDYLARDSHYTGVTVGLDVERIVSKLLWTKGRLALHEEGLAAAETLLVTRFLMYTAVYFHHTCRAAEMMLRQAIDAALAEGLLSGEELSRMDDVALLARLRSGADASRRWLARVEERRLHKLAFEATFAQAGRDAIARHGGHDGRRRLEAALASEAGVPEEDVLVDVPEPPILQEVDVRIVGPSGERPIVEASKIVGILREAQMDHWRLRVYADAAAREKVAQAAPRVLAQAR, encoded by the coding sequence GTGAAGCGGCTGCGCGACCCCGTGCACGACTACGTGCTGCTGGACGACTTGGCGCTGGCGCTCGTCGACCGGCCCGAATTCCAGCGCCTGCGCAACGTGCGCCAGCTCGGCACCGTGCACCTCGTCTATCCAGGAGCCAACCACTCGCGCTTCGAGCATTGCGTGGGCGCCCACCACCTCGCGCGCATGGCCACGGAGGAGCTTTCGCTTCCCGAGCGCGACGCGGCGCACGTGCGCGCGGCCGTCCTGCTGCACGACGTCGGCCATGGACCCTTCTCCCACCTGTCGGAGGAGATCGTGAAACGCGAGACGGGCCGCGGGCACGTCCGGATCGGGTGCGACCTCCTTCTGGACGGCCCGCTCGGGGACGTCCTTCGCGACCATGGGCTCGAACCCGCGCGCGTGGCGGAGCTTGTGGCGGGGAAGGGCGAGCTTGGCAAGCTCGTCTCCGGTGAGCTCGACGTCGACCGCATGGACTACCTTGCGCGCGACAGCCACTACACGGGCGTCACCGTCGGGCTCGACGTCGAGCGCATCGTCTCGAAGCTCCTGTGGACGAAGGGACGCCTTGCGCTCCACGAGGAGGGCCTGGCGGCCGCCGAGACCTTGCTCGTGACGCGCTTTCTCATGTACACGGCCGTGTACTTCCACCACACCTGCCGCGCGGCCGAGATGATGCTGCGGCAGGCCATCGACGCCGCGCTCGCCGAGGGCCTCCTCTCCGGCGAGGAGCTCTCCCGCATGGACGACGTCGCCCTGCTCGCCCGCCTTCGATCGGGCGCGGACGCCTCCCGCCGGTGGCTCGCGCGCGTCGAGGAGCGTCGGCTGCACAAGCTCGCCTTCGAGGCCACCTTCGCGCAGGCGGGACGCGATGCGATCGCGCGGCACGGCGGGCACGACGGCCGGCGGAGGCTCGAGGCCGCGCTCGCAAGCGAGGCCGGCGTGCCGGAGGAGGACGTCCTCGTCGACGTGCCGGAGCCTCCCATCCTGCAGGAGGTCGACGTGCGCATCGTGGGTCCCTCCGGGGAGCGGCCCATCGTCGAGGCGAGCAAGATCGTAGGCATCCTCCGCGAAGCGCAGATGGACCATTGGCGCCTGCGCGTGTACGCCGACGCGGCGGCGAGGGAGAAGGTTGCGCAGGCGGCGCCCCGCGTGCTGGCGCAAGCACGATGA